The Candidatus Eisenbacteria bacterium genome contains the following window.
CTGGATCGACACGGCCGCCGTTTATGGGCTGGGACACTCCGAGGAGGTCGTCGGGCGGGCTCTCGAGGGAGTGCGCAGGGACGTCATCCTCGCGACCAAGTGCGGCCTGGTGTGGGACGAGGGGAGCACGACGCCCTACGGAAGGCTGAAGGCCGCGAGCTTGCGACGCGAGCTGGAGGCGAGCCTGAGGCGCCTCAGGACCGACCATGTCGACCTCTACCAGATCCACTGGCCCGATCCGGACGCCGACATCGAGGAGGCGTGGAGCGCGATCGCCGCCTTCATCCGGGAAGGGAAGGTCCGCTGCGCCGGCGTCTCGAACTTCAGCGTCGCGCAGCTCGATCGGGTGCGGGCGTTCCATCCGGTCGCGAGCCTCCAGCCTCCCTATAGCATGCTCACCCGCCACGTCGAGAAGGAGATCCTCCCGTACTGCGCCGCGAACGAGATCGGCGTGGTGGCCTACAGCCCGATGCAGGCCGGATTGCTGACCGGCGCCATCACGAAGCAGCGTCTCGCCGCTCTTCCGGAGGACGATTGGCGGCGCAAGAGCCGGCAGTATCAGGAGCCGCTGCTCGGAGCGAATCTCCGTCTCGTCGACAAGCTCCGGCCGATCGCGGAGCGAGACGGCGGGACGCTCGGGCAACTCGCCATCGCCTGGACGCTCCGCAGGAGCGAGATCACGTCGGCGATCGTCGGAGCCCGCAGGCCCTCACAGATCGAGGAGACGGCGCGCGCCGCCGACCGGAGTCTCTCCGCGCAAGACATCGAGGAGATCGACGCCCTGATTCTCGAGCGGGACCAGAGCCTGGCCTGATGCCCGGACCGGGCTGAGTCCCTTACCGGCCAACGAGCCGGTTCGCGAATCCCTGCGGCGCAAGCCCGGCTCCGCAAATCCCTGCAGCGCCGGCGCGTATAGGTCGTATAATTGGGGGTTGCCGGCGGTCGAGCAGGCTCGTCCGTCTCGCCTTGAGCGTCGATCGGGTTTGTCTTCTTGAGAGTGAGGGAATCGGGATGAAGCCACTTCGCATCACCGCAATACTGACGGCGCTTGCCGTCGTCGTTCTCATCGCCTACCAGCTGGCCCCGCGCGAGCGCGAGCGGCCGGTCCCTCCGGGGCTCAAGGAGCTTGCCTTCCCCGAGGAGGAGGAGAAGAAGGACAAGAAGGAGGAGGGGCACGCATGGGAGGCGTTCGAGTGGTGGTACGGCACGCGCGCCTATCCCAACGACCTCATCCCGAAGTCGGCCTTCTATGAGGCCTACCGCTACGCCAAGGATGTCCTGGGCGTGAACAAGTCCGGAGCGAGGACCAGCTGGACCTCGATCGGTCCCGACAACGTGGGGGGCCGCGTCCTGGCCCTGGCGATCGACCCGGAGAACCCGAACGTGATCTGGGCGGGGGCGGCGAGCGGAGGCCTCTGGCGATCCGCCACAGCGGGAGAAGGATCCTCGGCCTGGACATGGATCGACACCGGCTACCCAACCCTCTCGATCAGCTCGATCGTGATCGATCCGAACGACCCGCAAGTGATGTACGTCGGCACCGGGGAGATCAGCCGCTACGTTCGTCCGCTCGTCGGGACGCCAGGCGCGCGCTCCAGCTACGGCATGGGAGTTCTCAAGAGCAACGACCGCGGGGCGACCTGGAACGAGACCGGGCTCACATGGACCTTCGACCAGAGCAGGGCCGTCCTTGCTCTCAAGATGGACCCTGTCGACGCGCAAGTCCTCTGGGCCGCGACGAGCGAAGGGCTCTACAAGACGATGGATGGAGGCGGAACCTGGAATCTGTCCAATCCGGTTCTCATGGCCATGGATGTCGTCATCGATCCGCTCGATCGGCAGCGCGTCTACGCGGCGCACGGGCAGCTCAACAGCGCGCCGAACCCCGGTCTCTACCGGACGACCGACGGGGGACAGACCTGGGCAAGGCTCGCCGGAGGGCTCCCGACCTCCGACTTCGGCAGGACATCGCTCGCCCTG
Protein-coding sequences here:
- a CDS encoding aldo/keto reductase, which codes for MRTRRLGSSDLHLTVIGLGAWAIGGGGWAFGWGPQDDKESVAAIHRALDLGINWIDTAAVYGLGHSEEVVGRALEGVRRDVILATKCGLVWDEGSTTPYGRLKAASLRRELEASLRRLRTDHVDLYQIHWPDPDADIEEAWSAIAAFIREGKVRCAGVSNFSVAQLDRVRAFHPVASLQPPYSMLTRHVEKEILPYCAANEIGVVAYSPMQAGLLTGAITKQRLAALPEDDWRRKSRQYQEPLLGANLRLVDKLRPIAERDGGTLGQLAIAWTLRRSEITSAIVGARRPSQIEETARAADRSLSAQDIEEIDALILERDQSLA